The Carassius carassius chromosome 5, fCarCar2.1, whole genome shotgun sequence DNA window TTTCTCTTCACTGTTCGGTGAGGTTGAGTCATGAAGCATAAAATGAGACGTCACTTTTCATTAGAGTACAGGAGAgaagaacagacaaaaaaaacagattgctCTGGGaggagagggtgagagagaaagatagagaggcTAAAATAGATTGGACACTGAGAGGAAGGAAAGAGAAGATTGAagtgtgtgcaggtgtgtgtgtgtgtgtgacatctgCGTCATCGGTGTTCTTCTGAATTTCTTTATTTCTAGAAACAGACAACCGTAGCAACACACTCGTTGTGTAGCCGGGCAGCAGGATCACTAAACTAAGCCTTTCTCTTGACAAGGATGAGAACGGACAGCTAGCATGGCTAATGCACTGGAAAAATGCGCTGAGGCAGAGATTTCTAGCTATACAAGTATAATTTGAGATTTTAATGAGATCTTAATCCGAGAAACATCCTTCAAGAGATTAGACATCGTATCTATGACTCTGTGTAGAAACAGAGTgtgtgagacagaaagagagagagagacagagagagagagagagagggcgaggGACTTATGCAGGACATGGTTTCAGGGTGAACAGAATCTGTGACAGGCTTGTGTATTTatgaaaatctatttttaattgtGTCCATATCAGGTCAGCagtgttgtgtgtatgtgtgggtaaAATTTTGCTATGTCTGTGCTATCTCAATGTCCTAACAAGGATAAAAAACCCTGAAATTACCTACACTGTGGGGACCAGCCAGCAGTTTCCATGAAGAATAcggcttaaagggacagtttagccgaaatgaaagttctgttattatttacccattctcatgccattccaaaatgAATTCtgtttattccccccaaaataatGGAAGAccatggaagcctgtttccaccactgaataacaattaaaaaagttaattgcaacattttatttcacaattctgacttttttctcagaattataagatataaagtcacagttGCAAGTTACAGAGTCCGAATTACTTGATataaagtttatatttcacaattctgacttaactCGCAGTTGTGAGttcatatcatgcaattctgactttagaatTTGCAACTTTCTAAGAACTGCATgatgtaaacttgcaattctgagaaaatttCAGGCTTTTTTCCCCTTAGAActggactttataactcgcaattgcaagtttatatcctACAATTCTGAGGAAAATAGTCAGAACTGCAAAATATAAAGACGCAAttgtgtgaaacaaagtcagaattaccccttttatatcatgcaattctgacttaaaggtggggtaagtgatttctggtagccaatgttgatatttcaaatcaccaaaacaaGCACACCCCTACCCAAAAGGGTCTCACCCCTGTTTTGATAGCTCCGccccacacatacatacacagacCAAGAAACAATTACGGTGGAATCTGCTGTATTATTATCGgctgtattaaatatattatctgACTTTTCGGACACAGACAGTGGAGGAGGTTTAGACGCTCCAGGCTTGTAGAGTGTGGAAATAATGTGTCTTTATCATAGCTGAAGGGAACGACAATACGATTGCAGATGAACAAACAAGTGAACGtgacacacaagcatattcaaGCAAAAGCCAGCATATATTAGTTCTGTGAAACAAACCAAAACCAATGTTACTCAGCTAttgagaagaaacaaagcaaccttTACAATTTCTGAAGCTTGAATTCAACTAAAAGAGCGACTAATGCTTTCTTCAAAACTTCACCTTTAGTGGTCCACAAaagaaagttatacaggtttgtaacaacatgaaagtgaataaatgtggactgaattttcatttttgtgtgacctATCCTTTAATAAAGTGattaaaataatgcttttattagGCTACTGATATGACCGGTGTCTACAtctcattttaaatgcatttgacaTATTTTTCAAAAGTATTATTCTTTtcataaagggacagttcacccaaaaatttaacttctgtcatcatttacgcatgttgttccaaacctgtatgactttttcttttgcagaacacaaaagaaggatATTTTGTCAAGTGTTATTTAGAAGTCAGAGGTAACCAAAATATTCTTTAAGACATTTTCtttcatgtttcacagaagaaaataaGGGATTGGAACAACATGTATGGGTGAATtataacagaatttaaattttttgtatcaactgttcctttaagttttaccttttgtacatcttttgtttctgtgatttaGGTGTATAGCTCAGTATATAAAATGGGTGCATATTCATTGGTTTTTATTGTGCGTGTGAGAAAGAGAGTTAGAAAGTGTGTTCACGTGTGTGTTCACATCATTTGGCTCACCTTGGAAAGCAAATGATAGGTTACATAATCAGGGCAAACAAAATCACATCAGATCCTCTCAACCACCAAACACACATATACTGTGTTCCTACAGTCACAAAAATAATTCATTGGATGAAATcaatttaattaagttaaatgTATCTCCCTCCTTCTCTTCCCTTCTTCTGGcttatgtgtgtgtttcttggCAGCTCTGTGACAGGTCCAAATGCAGATTCATTTATGTCCATGTGAAATTTTTTTACTGCAATGCCTTTGATGTGGAAAAATGCAATTGGGTCTGGTGCCACCAGAGGGCACACTCTGACTCCTTTTATTTCACGTCAATGTAACTTTAACCCCTGAAGCTTTAAAAGCCCTATCTAGACCTTTTAAGCCCTTAACTCCGGATGCTCTGAGTCGGATGCTAATCGAATGTGAGCACAATTATCATGATTAGTTTAACTGATAATAACAGGTCTCTCTTAATGTGTGTGTTCTAGTTATGGGTAAATCAGGAGGAAAACACCGTGGTCGAGGCTGCTGAAAGCTCCAGCGAGGTGCAGAATGGCCATGCGGAGGCCAGTCCGAACCCCAGCACTGACTGCCTGTGTCTGGGCCAGCCCACGCAGAACCGGGACCAGATGAGGGCCAATGTCATCAATGAGATCATGAGCACAGAAAGACATTACATCAAACACCTGAAGGACATCTGTGAGGTAAAAACATGCCAACGCTTTCAAAGCTCAGGAGACTTCACCAAGTTCTCATTTAACCATCTTATTTGGTCGTCTCATATGGTTCCCCTAAAATGGAGACAAACTACAACTGAGACAAAAGTTAAGTAAGAGTTTAAAATTGTACAGTTTATGTAAAAGGCATGGCTCAGATGAATCagatattttaatttttggcttGTCATCTTACTAAATGTGAGCATAACacgttaaatacatttaaataaatgcagccttagtgagcgtAGGAGACGTGATAAaaatccccaaacttttgattggtagtgtaagTTTGTGTATGTGTTATGCCTTTTAGGGCTATCTCCGTCAGTGTAAAAAGCGCAGAGACATGTTTAACGACGATCAGCTGAAAGTGATCTTTGGAAATATCGAAGACATTTACAGATTCCAGTTGAGCTTTGTCAGAGACCTGGAGAAACAGTTTAACACAGAAGAACCTCACCTCAGCGAGATCGGACCTTGCTTTTTGGAACACGTGTGTATTGAAACACAGAAAATCACACATATGTACACAATGAGTCGAGGATACtgattttttatggttttttttttcacagcaagATGGATTCTGGATCTACTCGGAATACTGTAACAATCACGTTGACTCCTGTATGGAGCTCACACGTCTCATGCGAGACGCACGATACCAGCACTTCTTCGAAGCTTGCCGATTGGTTCAGCAGATGATCGACATCGCCATTGATGGCTACCTGCTCACACCAGTCCAGAAAATCTGCAAATACCCTCTACAGCTGGCAGAGTTACTGAAATACACAGTACAAGAACACAGGTACACACGAAACGCACTAACTCCAGGTGCATCGTGCAGATAATGTCACTCGGGTCCACAGAATATATGACTGTGTAAATGACACATATCTGGCTTCCACTTATCATTTTGACATCCCTCATTTTCACTCTTCTGTTTCGCtcattcttttctctttctttcccaGTGATTATCGGTACGTAGCTGCGGCGCTAGCTGTAATGAGAAATGTCACTCAGCAAATCAACGAACGCAAACGAAGGCTTGAGAACATTGACAAAATTGCCCAGTGGCAGGCCTCTGTACTGGATTGGGAGGTGTGTGGCTAAAGCTTTTCAGACAAAATCATTAGTAAGATATAAACGAGAGCAATGGAAGAGCTAAACAGGAaaaagatatataaataataatagtaaattattaaataagtagcACAACTGTGTGTATATGATTTataggtttttgaaagaagtctctttgaGACTCTTTGAGAAGAAATCTCTTCTCAATTTGATTTGATGCTCATTTATTTTTGGTgctcaattaataataattaatttttgaaGCAGtgtttgttgcttaatatttttgtggtaagtATTCTTTCTCTAAATcttggatgaatagaaagttgaacagcatttaaaaaaaaaacctttttttttttatccatccttattattaaaagtattcattattattattatttaagaaatgaTACCTCCCCTACACTGTTAAATATTAGCATCACAATATTATGCAGCAAAAAcattcaacattgattataataagtaatgtttcttgagcaccagatcagcatatttaaatgttttctaatGACCTAAGAATAATTTATTCTGAAAATGATATTAAGTAGAAAATTACATATCAAAATATTTagagaaattgtaataatacttacaTTATATTACTGTGTACTGTATTTTAGATCAGACGAATGCtgccttggttagcataagagacCTAACTTATTCTAACCCATAAGTGTAATTAATATTAGTTAGTGTAATAAATATTCACTCACTCTGATGTTATTTCCTTTTACAAGCTCCAATCAGTGATGCATGTTATTTACATGCAACCTTCATTTGATTTGAGAGCTGCATACTAAGACCTGAGCGATGATCAGAGCCTCAGTGGTGTCAGATGGAGTGATTCATTTGTTATTGTGTGTGGAGGGCGATGATATTCTGGACAGGAGCTCAGAGCTTGTGTACACTGGGGAGATGTCCTGGATATATCAACCATACGGACGCAGCCAAACCAGAATCTTCTTCCTATTCGATCATCAGATGGTCCTCTGCAAGAAGGTGAGGAAAGGGGATGAAGCAAATAACTGATTAAATTGTGGTAGTGCAGCACAAATGAGAGTTTGTGATTTGGATTCCATCCAGAGGTAGGAGCTATTTTATGTTTTAACTGTCCTCCAAACACCCTTAAGCTTAATGCACGTGGCCCATTTTTAGTCTTTCCACAAAGGTGCAAAAACAGATTTCTTCAGCCCCATCTGACATGCACAGACAATACAGCAACACAAAAACAGAGACAATCAgagacatatgtgaccctggatcgcAAAACCAGTCTAAGTCGcgtgggtatatttgtagcagtagccaaacatacattgtatgggtcaaaatgataaaaaaaaattttaatgcaaaaatcattaggatattaagtaaagatcatgttccatgaagatattttgtaaatttcctaccataaatatataaaaacttaaagggatagttcacccaaaaatgtcaattctgtcattaattccttagcctcatgtcgttccaaacctgaaaAAACTTTAAgaccacaaattaagatatttttgatgcattctgagagctttctgaccctcccgcagacagcaatgtaattaacaCGATCAACATCCAGAAAGGTAGCAAGGAGATCGGTAAAATAAttaatgtgacatcaggggttcaactgtaattttacaagcTACGAGAagactttttgtgcacaaagaaaactaaaataatgacttaattaAAAAATTTGTCTCCGCGTTAGCGTAGCGccattttcagaatcagaatcagaatgagctttattgccaagtatgtttacacatacaaggaatttgttttcgtgatagaagacagtggagagtatccactgaacgCAAACAGCGTATCCTGTTTTTTGTCAGCCGCACCGCATGGATACGTTGTTTTCGTTCTAATCAAAACGtaaattaatgttgaaaacgTATCCGCTTGGtgtggctgacacagaacagcatacgCTGTTTGCGTTCAGAGCTCTCAGAATGCATTCAGAATGCAAtgtgtgttccaaagatgaacttaagagaagacttacaggtttggacgttataagggtgagtaattaatgacagaattttcattcttgggtgaactatacctatatttttattagtagtatgCATTTCTAagtacttcatttggacaactttaaatgtgatttactcaatatttagattttttttggacactcagatttcagattttcaaatagctgtatctcagccaaatattgtcacaaaccatacatcaatggaaagcttattcgcACTGCTTTTAAATGATGTATACATCTCTATTTCAAAAAATTTACCTTTATGACTTATTTTGTGGTCCATGTAAACATAAATCATGATATaccttttctttgatgaatagaaagtaaaaaccaacaacaacaacaacaaaagcatttatttgaaataagtcttttgcaattgtaattataaatgtctttactatcactttcgATCAACTTAATCCATCCTTGCTGACCaattgtattaatttctttctttagaAAAATCTTTCTGGTCCCAAATTTAgaacaatatatacagtatatagaatataaaattagaaactattgtgtattatgtctTTTGATCATGGCCAGTCATAGTTGCTATCACACAGAATACAACCTCCTGGTGTAGCAAATACCTTGATGTGtgtggagaggagaggaaaggaggTGGTGGATGAGAATGATGTATTGGATGTTTCATGCTGGAGCAGAATAATCAATCAATCCAGTTTCATTCTATCAGTAATCTGTCTGGATTACAGACATACCCATAAAGTCTCTCCGCCTTCCACAGGATCTCATTCGCCGTGATATTCTCTACTATAAGGGTCGGATTGACATGGATCGATACGAGGTCATTGATGCAATCGATGGCAGAGATGATGATTTTAATGTAAGTGTGAAGAATGCCTTCAAACTGGCcaacagagagacagacgagatCCACCTGTTCCTGCCCAAAAAGCTGGAGGAGAAAATCCGTTGGCTTCGAGCGTTTCAAGAGGAAAGAAAGATGGTTCAGGAAGATGAGAAGATTGGTGAGTTCAGACATTATTTCTCATGTCGTCTCAAATTTCTATGCTGTTATTTAATTTACgctaaatgtttgtttattccAGCTTTTTCAAAGACATTGTCCAAACAAGTTCATAGTCACTACTCACACTTCACAGTGATTTAAACTTTgttctgttcttcacacaaagctaCTAACTTTTacactgaatatttttattttttttattttattttttgtccctTTAGGCTTTGAAATCTCTGAGTATCAGAAGAGACACGCTGCCTTGACCGTTAGGAGAGTTACCAAACAGAAAGGTTTGAAATCTTGAAGCCTGTTCTTAAAGTAGAGCGGTGTGATAAAATAATAACGATAATTATCACGATATAATTTCCTCAGTAAAACGATAACAAGAGATTTTCAAGTTCTGACAATAAAGAGTCAGAATTAATGGTTTGATATATGTACGTATATATAGGCATTTATcattgttgtgtttttattttatttaattttttttattttatcattatatatttatttatttgttaatattcgCTGGCATGGGGTGGGAGGTTGTTCTGTAAAAACGTGAAaagctttacataaaatatatatatatattaaaaaaaaaaattattgttttgaTGTCTACAATTTTCACTTACGAGCAAAAATCTGCTTTTAAAGGCTGCCCAGCACCATCTTGAAGTATGTTCCTCATAGAATTTAGATGTTCTTAGAAGTTGTTGTGTCTCACTGCTTTAGGCAGAATAATCCTTCTGCATAGCATAATTTCCATGCTAATGGCCAATAAATTAAAACTGTGTTCTATTGTATTGCTGTTACCATGGTGAAAAAGTGCATGCtaagaaaacataaataaactgATACAAATTGGAATtgcagtaaataaaaaataagtgcaTCAGTAATAAGTAATGCTGCAGTAACAAGTGATGTTAAACATAGTAACCCATTGCGTTTATGCATTAATTTTTGTGTATTCCCTTGTGTTCCTCTTCTCAGGTGTGGGCCGGTCTGGCCCCCCAGCACACCCACCTCCACTGGACCCCATGAACCCCGGGCAGTACCTTCTCCCCGACGGATACGGGCAGGCGGATGGATACGAATACGAGCCCAAACGCAGCACATCTCCCTTCTGGCAGAACTTCAGTCGGTTAGCTCCCTTTAAAAAATAGAACACACTTCCACCAGAGGTCGGATACACCAGCCTCTGTATACTTGGAAAAGCACTATTCTACTTAAGATACATCAGCGGGACTTGAGGAGgaccgacacacacacaaactacagGAGAGAGGACGGACCTCGCTTTACTGGGGTTTACCAGGCGTATTTCTTTTACTGGGGTTACGGGGACACCTCGCTGGGCTGGCTGCACTGAATACTGTACACAACATGTTGTAATTCACAGAATCACGCAAACGCACacacaaaacatacattttatcccTCAGCACTCTCTTTGTAGAGAggttttaaataatgaaatatagtTTCTTCTCTATATGAATCAACGGAAATCGAATTTTCACCGTTTGAAGCACTAAACCAACGTAATGACTCTTGCTGTCTAGCGCCGCCCTGGTGTTCCTCCGTGCACTGTGACTATTCGGGGCATTCTCTCTCACCcaatctctctttttctctctcaatcTCATACTCCACATTATCACGTGTTTTTCCAACAGTTTCAAGTCTGGTCAGAGCTGAAGATTTTTGTTTTCCTGGACAATTTCTCCTTGAATGGAACCTGCTGCACTCTTTAGTTTGTTTGCATGTGATTCAGTTCATTGCaggtatttttatttgtgtaactCTATTCCTACGGGTCTCAAAGAACAGTGGATCACGATTTGCAAATTTGTCACAGCAGTTTCTTACACCGATTGCGGTATACTGGAAATACGGATATTGGAACAACTTTGACATTCAGAGAAACCTCCAGTCAATCAAGCTAAAAGTCATTTTGGTTTGCTGGAGCTTTTAGGCACCTTGATAAAAACACAGAGCAGAGAAACCTAAAGGAGGAACTGTTTTGCTCAGAACAGTGGACCTCTGTAGCTTGTTTACGTCAGAGCCTTGTTTATCCTGAGGTCTCGGTCGCAGCTTCACCATTGTTTCCTCTCTCCTGTCATAAATGCAATCCGACAGAAGAACAGaaaacctgaagaaaaaaaatgtaatgccacCTCTGAGCCCTATCTTAATTTTATGGGGAATGATACCTGGACCAGGATGACTTTAATCCTACTGATCAACCTCGTAATGACGTGCCAATTCATCTCTAACATGCCAAAATAGTCTGGTTGCCAAATTTTCCTCTAACAGGTGCATTGGCATGTGCGAATGCCAACCCCATGAGCTGGTACCCCGCCATGTGACTTCTCAGGCGAAAATTAAGTCAGTGAAATTTGGTTATCGCTGCTAGGATTAGCATGACATAGCGTTTcagtttgtaattgtttttttgggATTGTttttggttctctctctctctatatatatatacagtatatatatttatatttattttttcccgaATTAAAGGGACTTGTGCAAAATTTAATTTATGGTATATTCTCGTTTTGTCTGATAACTTTCAAAGGATAGTATTTAGTCCAATCACAATATTTATAGTATtgctataaaacattatttattctatTATAGTGTGAATTTCTTTTTCCATCTTGATCCTCTTTCTATATTTTAGAGATTCTGCTGGAGTGTTAAAGACCCTTTTGGGgcataaaaaaatgtaagaggACAGTATGGAAGAAATATGTCACACACGTGTACTAAGTGCCACATGAAACTATGATTATGTTACAAAGGAAAAtatcagtttaatatttttgattCGGTGATCTGATTGAAATAACATTATATCATTATTTCATAATAAACTTCATTATGGAGAAAAACAGAGTTGAAATTAGTATGTTTCCTCTGGTCTcattgtaattttcattttatcaCCCGTTTGCTAAACACAGTGATGTTGgtttcattttgaaaaatgttcataTCATAAATGGGTAAATAGCTTATTGAATTCCAAAAGCTGAATTCAAATATGTAACAGATGCACACTACTATTtaaaattatgaagaaaatgacagtaaaagcatttacaagacatttttatataaaattttccacaaaaatataaaaaatgtgtttcttgagcaccaaatcagcatattagaatgatttctgaaggatcatgtgacactgaagagtggagtaatgatgctcaaaAATCAGATTTAACATTacaggaatagattacattttataatatatctaaatataacatatgcttttaaattataataatatttgacaatattgctgttttttttcacaaaacttctttcaaaacaaaacaattgtgtaggtacaaatgtaaaatgtaaaaagaacaGATTAAAGAAGAATCTTTGAGggttttttgttttcagtttattgagcTGAATTGTTTTAAAGTGATTTAATGTGTTCAATATGCATCACAATAATTTACCTGCTGACGGATAATCATCCATTATTTCACACAGGTTAGTAAGGTCTCTGAATTTCAGCAAAACACGCAgacgctctctctctttcagtcactcgatctttctctctcactcgtGTATTACATTTCTTCGTGAAACATAAAGCGAAAATCAAGATTGGCAGGAAACTGTTGATGTCACAGTGATAGTTTCCCATGAGATTTTTGTGCTCTCGTCAGTACAGCAAAATCTGACCACCATAAAAGAACAGTGGCATATAAGCACAGCATGACATGACACAAAAAATCTACAACTTAAAACAGAAATACATTCGTAATGCCTTATAATCGTGAAAGGTTGATGGGAAAAATACATTCCGATAAATATTGGCAGACCTTCATATCCCTGTTAGGTCAATAATCTGACAGTAGTCTAACATGTTCAACATTCAATATTCACACAGGAGTCAATCCTTAAAAAGCAAAGGCAGATTTCCCTTCTACAAAACATTCAATTCCTTCATAGTTTTGTTCTTGCATCCAATCACAGTGTGTGGTTCCAGTGGTCTACAGTGGTCTGACTCTCATCAAACATGATCTCGAAGGTGTGCAAGAAACACATTCATCAGTAGAATTGTGTTTTTGGGACACTCTTCAGTGATTGTACACGTCATAAATATGTAACATTCATAATATCTTTGTGACACctttgaaaacattatttcagAATTCACAAGGAGGCAATGTGACATCAGTGTGCCGTTATATTCAgggaattatttcaaaataacatCCCAGGGAGTGCAACTCAGTCACTCTGTACTTTTTCCAAGTTAAATAAATGATCAACGATTCATgtgaattttataaataatttctgTTAGAAAGATTTGTGCTCTGGTAAACAAATTCAAGCTTTGGTGACATATGTTTTTACATGAGATTAATGCTGTTAGCATTGTTTGGATTTCACTACCAATTCAGTTTTAGAACAAATTTAAGCAGTAGTAGTATTAAATTAAGGTCGGTGAAGAGAATTCTATGCTTTTCAATAAATTACACACCgtcatattaaatatgaatttcaaaGTGGCTGCGGTTTTGAAAAAAAACTTACACTGTCAtttaaaaatttaagaaaaagaataattaaagaattaaaggtttttttttcagcaaggatatattaaattgctcaaaagtaaTGGTTAAGacctttataatgttaaaaaagatggATAGAAACTTTTAAATCATCAagttcttttcatcaaagaatcctgaaaatcctGATTATTTCAAACGTTACTAAACATATTCAAAAAgtaaacagttactttaaattgtattcggatttttaatatttttttgcaggcttggtgagcagaagagttttctttcaaaagcattacaaatcttaccaaacccaaCTTTTTGAAAAATAGTTTATGTAGCTAACAATTTAGGACTAGAACCTTTATAATACATATGAACTCACATCCTTCTGGTAGTTTAGCACTTTTTTAGTACATACTatcaatttgtttaaaaaaaaaaacaccattcacATTTGGGGTATGGCTGTATAGAATTTATGATCAAATTAACAT harbors:
- the arhgef9a gene encoding rho guanine nucleotide exchange factor 9 isoform X2: MMKLVSGGSVVNAEAVWDHVTMADRELAFKAGDVIKVLDASNKDWWWGQIDEEEGWFPASFVRLWVNQEENTVVEAAESSSEVQNGHAEASPNPSTDCLCLGQPTQNRDQMRANVINEIMSTERHYIKHLKDICEGYLRQCKKRRDMFNDDQLKVIFGNIEDIYRFQLSFVRDLEKQFNTEEPHLSEIGPCFLEHQDGFWIYSEYCNNHVDSCMELTRLMRDARYQHFFEACRLVQQMIDIAIDGYLLTPVQKICKYPLQLAELLKYTVQEHSDYRYVAAALAVMRNVTQQINERKRRLENIDKIAQWQASVLDWEGDDILDRSSELVYTGEMSWIYQPYGRSQTRIFFLFDHQMVLCKKDLIRRDILYYKGRIDMDRYEVIDAIDGRDDDFNVSVKNAFKLANRETDEIHLFLPKKLEEKIRWLRAFQEERKMVQEDEKIGFEISEYQKRHAALTVRRVTKQKGVGRSGPPAHPPPLDPMNPGQYLLPDGYGQADGYEYEPKRSTSPFWQNFSRLAPFKK
- the arhgef9a gene encoding rho guanine nucleotide exchange factor 9 isoform X1, whose translation is MMKLVSGGSVVNAEAVWDHVTMADRELAFKAGDVIKVLDASNKDWWWGQIDEEEGWFPASFVRVESHPPQTKQLFYINPVAASRLTNATAKLWVNQEENTVVEAAESSSEVQNGHAEASPNPSTDCLCLGQPTQNRDQMRANVINEIMSTERHYIKHLKDICEGYLRQCKKRRDMFNDDQLKVIFGNIEDIYRFQLSFVRDLEKQFNTEEPHLSEIGPCFLEHQDGFWIYSEYCNNHVDSCMELTRLMRDARYQHFFEACRLVQQMIDIAIDGYLLTPVQKICKYPLQLAELLKYTVQEHSDYRYVAAALAVMRNVTQQINERKRRLENIDKIAQWQASVLDWEGDDILDRSSELVYTGEMSWIYQPYGRSQTRIFFLFDHQMVLCKKDLIRRDILYYKGRIDMDRYEVIDAIDGRDDDFNVSVKNAFKLANRETDEIHLFLPKKLEEKIRWLRAFQEERKMVQEDEKIGFEISEYQKRHAALTVRRVTKQKGVGRSGPPAHPPPLDPMNPGQYLLPDGYGQADGYEYEPKRSTSPFWQNFSRLAPFKK